The following nucleotide sequence is from Vitis vinifera cultivar Pinot Noir 40024 chromosome 14, ASM3070453v1.
GTGATACACGTTAAACTGAATCTATGATAAATTATGACATAAGACTAccaattgtcataattcactaaattattttactatatgAACTCTCAATCTTAAGAGGATGTTGAGTTTATGTCAAAGTCAACAGGAAGCTTTGACATACAAGACCCTAATGTTGTCATATATCTCTATGActtaggtcattgttgatggaagttagtaataataagtattctcaataaatattataatatcttATGGATTAAAACAGTGTATCTCATTAGGTGATCTAAATGACATATAATGTAGAAGGTCATGAccataacatttcctttagtgaaaatttgacatatgttcatTGAAGTTATAGTAtattaattgatcacataataagtgtgAAATCTATAACTTAAGAATTGAACAGATAATTTTAATGGGTGATAACACTATTTTGTTATATTacggacaccaattcatgggagTTTACTTgaaatggatagtaggtcatggacaaAAACTTTATCTCATTGCTATTTACATAGTGCGTCgaagtgtagttgattctgttcagtggaatgttgaatcaactttgaaattggattttgaggaaatCAATACTCCTATGAGTCCCAATAGTCTTTACTCTAATCTCATATACTATGATAACAAGATTTATGAGAGTTGAATTGTCACTTAGTTTACTCTTGTGCATAAATGTGTTTTGAtcattacacaaggttgcatcGGGGATAATAAACAAGTTTTCTAAAtttggctaattgattaattaaataatcttgtaaaattaattaatcaattaaaactcattttaagttagattaagtgacctaagccttgGTGGCTCAAGTCACTTTAGTCTAATaaggaaaccctataaatactctTTCATGGGTTAGGGTTTTCACACTTTTTGGTAAGAGTcgtcttccacctccaaaggGAGAGCCTAGGATTCCTTTCTTCTAAAGCCCACATTGTGGAGTGTCAAGATCATAGTTCGAGTCATCAAGTGGAAGATTTTGAATGTACGAGAATTTTATATTCTtcgttcttcatcttcactAAGTGGAATTAATTCGGAAACATCTAAATCAGAGGTAAAGTTTTTCTTACCTTTTATTTGGATCCTAAGAttgtcaaaattttgatttttgtttccaTTACATAAGATCTAGAAGTCTAAGGCACTTTGTATGCACCTATATGATTTAGGGTATGTTTTGGTGCGTCGAGGGATCGAATCTCCACTTCAAACAAAAGTTTGAGATGAAAATTCAAGTTATCCTCTCTTATCATTAATGagcttaaataataaatacatcATAACGTTACTCCACCCAAATAGGAGCTACAGCATGGACACCACTAACCCACAATTGACTTTgcaaaaaattaaggaaataaatcATAACAAACTTATTCAAATACtaaataactataaaataaataacatgagGCCATGAGATCCTGCATCCTCAACATTTTTTCAGCCCATGGTGAGATTTGATCAACTTATTTTGATGTATGTTTGGTGATGTACCAAAAAGAAGGATCACAACTTGGGGAAAGATTCTGGAAGGCTGATCTTCTTCAACTCTTTCCTCAATATTTTCCCCGATGCATTCTTGGGTATGCTAGTGACAAATGACACACGCCTTATTTTCTTGTATGGTGCAACCTGCAGTGatgaaaagaagaggaaaataatttaagtgTGTGTGATTAATCTCTATTCACTGCAAGGATTCAAAAAAGGATCGCCATAATCTAACAGAAAATCACCTGTTTTGCGATGAAGTCCATCACTTGGGCTTCGTCTAGTTTACTCTCGGGTCGTCTGACTATAAACGCCATTGGCACTTGACCAGCTTCGTCATCAGGGTATCTGCCAAATTTCATTATATACGAAAATCAGTACCCAATAGAAGTTTATTTTCTTGCTAAAGCCTCATGTCATATACAGTATTGGGAGGAAATGGAGTCGTTATCAAAACtaaacataaagaaaaattaagatcaataagAAATTACGGTATCACTGCAGCATCAACTATCTGGGGATGGGATTGAAGCAAGTGTTCCAATTCTGCAGGAGCAACCTACAGGGGGCAAACCACAGGAAGTATAAGCAATGTAGACATAGATGAAGGAAAACCAAGAATATTCAGGCGACATTTACCTGGTATCCTTTGTATTTGATTAGTTCCTTGAGTCTATCTACTATAAAGAGGAAGCCATCCTCATCAATATAACAAAGGTCACCGGTCCTCAGCCACCCATCCGGTGTCAAAGTTTCAGAAGTTGCCTTTGGGTCGTTAACATATCCTGCAGTAATATCATCAGCACACTTTTAAGGAATAAGGCtttcatttatttcattaatgaCAACGTACAAGGTGGCGCACAGTCTACAGAGATCATTCACCTTTCATAATTGAAGGTCCTTTCACCCAAAGCTCCCCCCGCTTGAGTGGAGGCAGTGAAGCGCCTGTTTCCTGATCAACAATTTTGGCTTCCCAAATTCCTGGAAACTTTCCTGATGAGCCCCAGCGGGAACATTCTTCCCGATCCAATGCTTCGGAGATTCTTCCAATTACTTCAGTCATCCCGTAACCCTTCaataaaaattgagcatatataggttagtatttatttatacatagCTTTTGACACgtgttttaatttattccaaTAACAAATAGACTTAATTCTATCAGCATCATATTACAAATCTAACTCTCAGACATGTCATAACACCTTCCACAAATCATTAACCTTGATTATTCCTTCATAGAATCGTTTTTAACCCTCTCCCTAACTTTCTGTATATGGAATAATGGGGCCCATTTCATATCCTATATTATATAGCTCTGGTGGATTCAGATAGGACTTACATGCCCcctttaaaaaatgaaaaatttagcATGCATATTAATAAGATATTGCTCTGTAAGcttacttttataaataaataaaccaaccAACGAGTCAAATATAAATTGCTTTTTGGCTCATATTCCTCTCCCCGTCAACTCTGTCCTATTTCTAACACCATTTTTTACTCTCCAATGATCACTAGTTCAAATATTCTTAAGATCATTGGAGGTTTACCCGATCGTTAAAAGATCTCGTAGGATTAATCAAGGTACGCCTAAACTGGCCCAGTTATTTAAAAACCCACTCCTatcgtgtgtgtgtgtgtgtgtgtataggAGAGTTGAAACCATCTTAAAGATAACTTATGATAAATTGAGTAACTTAATCAATCACTCATTTGAATTTGGACAATGGTAAAGATAACTAAGATAAACTTTTGATAAATTGAGAAGTTTAATCAATCACCCATTTGAATTGGGACGATCTTAAATATGACTTTTGATAAATTGAGTAGTTTAATCAATCACCCATTTTCAAGCAACtatcctaaaaataattatgagaTATGGGAGGATGGTACGTCTACTAACCTGGCTGATCACTGTGCCGGGGAACTTGGCTGTGAATGCTTCGATCAGTTCCTTGCCGAGAGGGGCTCCCCCGGACGCCACGGTTTCCAAAGAACTCAAATCGCGGCCCTCCGTTACAGCCTTTTTCGACATGGCCACCACCACTGGTGGAGCAACAGCCAAGTCCGTCACCTTGTACTTCTCCACTGCATCAATCGTTTTCTCCAAATCATACTTTTCCATAATCACCACTGTCACATTCATTGCCATGCACTTGAAAACGTAATGAAATCCGTACACATGGAAATACGGCACTATCTGCAGTAGCACTACCGGCGAATTGGCCTTCCGTTGCATATAACTCCCGGTCATCGCAATCAAATTCCGGTGAGTCACCATCACTCCCTTGACATTACCGGTTGTCCCCGACGAGTACATGATCCCCGCCAGATCTGATTGACTCACCTTAACGTCGACCATTTCACGTCTCGGACTCGTCATCATTAACTCGAACTCGAACGAGTCGATGACAATGGTTCCGTACCGGAGTTTTGGAATCTTGTGAACAGCGGTTGAGATGGTAAAGGCGATCACGGGCCTGCACAGCTGGGTTTGGCGGGCGACTTCGGCTTTGGTATTGATTGGATTGGCCGGAGAGACGACTACCCCGAGTGAGAGCAGAGCAAAGTACAGCACCGGAACTTGAATGAGATTGTTAGAGAGTATATACGCGGCGTCGCCTTTGTTTAGCCCGACTATCGATTGGAGATAGGCTGCCAAGGTTTTGGAGCGGCGGACGAATTCGGAGTAAGACAGCCGCTGACCGGTGGTTGAGTTGATGATAACGGGTGAGTCATCGCCGGGCGAAGGGGCTCGGAGTGAGTAAGTATATGCATCGGCCGAGAGAAGAACATTCTCCGGTGGAAGTTGAACAGTAGGTCTGAGGCTGTGAAAAGTCCTAGTTTCCGCGCAGAACCCGCTTCGTGGATCGACAGCAAAGTCGGATATCCCCATGTTTTGGCGAAAAAGCTTAGTGGATCCAGCAGGAGAAGCCCCTGAAATTTGTTCAACCCTGTAAATCACGATGGCGGGGTTGGATTTTTCTCCTTTATAAAGCAATTACATAATTTCGTGAAATTTGATTATCTCGTCAAAATCTCGTTACATGCATGCTACAATTTCCAGCCATTACATGgaattctaaatataaaaaaagaataataatctCGATTCTCACCTACATATggcaaatttttaatattagaaaCCGTCGGAATTTGTAATtcgtaattttagaaaacatttttaacttttttaacatataaatttctttttttttaagtattaggaAGGTTAGAGACAATGTTTAAAATGATTGGGAATcgtacttttaattttaaagaaataaaaataataaaataaggagAGTGAATCtcgagaaaatataaaaaaatattttttttaagtcattgactttttaataaaaaattt
It contains:
- the LOC100247354 gene encoding 4-coumarate--CoA ligase-like 9 — encoded protein: MGISDFAVDPRSGFCAETRTFHSLRPTVQLPPENVLLSADAYTYSLRAPSPGDDSPVIINSTTGQRLSYSEFVRRSKTLAAYLQSIVGLNKGDAAYILSNNLIQVPVLYFALLSLGVVVSPANPINTKAEVARQTQLCRPVIAFTISTAVHKIPKLRYGTIVIDSFEFELMMTSPRREMVDVKVSQSDLAGIMYSSGTTGNVKGVMVTHRNLIAMTGSYMQRKANSPVVLLQIVPYFHVYGFHYVFKCMAMNVTVVIMEKYDLEKTIDAVEKYKVTDLAVAPPVVVAMSKKAVTEGRDLSSLETVASGGAPLGKELIEAFTAKFPGTVISQGYGMTEVIGRISEALDREECSRWGSSGKFPGIWEAKIVDQETGASLPPLKRGELWVKGPSIMKGE